The following are encoded together in the Ictalurus punctatus breed USDA103 chromosome 1, Coco_2.0, whole genome shotgun sequence genome:
- the tpbgb gene encoding trophoblast glycoprotein b: MRAGASLRLLLVKEKQARRQVSTPCVVLFLTCFGTAASLECPHKCVCTDTTVQCTRLNLTSIPQPIPVNTTNLLLTGNDISHLSDKSFPVRLDYLAELYLSENRIEQVDPGAFYNLPRLRLLDLSNNQIFNFSPDAFPQNNMVQVVNLSRSLYNFSYADVFSNLLRLSVPKLSNLSLANNDLVVLPDDMFISLSDLTTLDLRNNSLVSIKNVTFQNQALISLDLRNNALKELSNGTLKEFNQIPGLQVYLLENQWVCDCNIEDMVMWLQSSDVVVDKQNLTCTQPEKLRTTQLLQLKHSELPCTDFGNMEATLETSYVFLGMVLALIGVIFLLVLYLNRKGIKRWIYNIRDACRDHMEGYHYRYEINSDPRLANLSLNSDV, translated from the coding sequence ATGCGTGCAGGAGCCTCGCTGCGTTTGCTGCTAGTGAAGGAGAAGCAGGCCAGGCGGCAAGTCTCCACTCCCTGTGTGGTGCTTTTCCTTACATGCTTTGGCACTGCTGCGTCTCTGGAATGCCCTCACAAATGCGTGTGCACAGACACTACAGTACAGTGCACACGCCTGAACTTAACATCCATCCCACAGCCAATTCCCGTCAACACAACAAACCTTctccttactggaaatgatatTTCCCATCTATCCGACAAGTCCTTTCCTGTTCGCCTGGACTATTTGGCAGAGCTTTATCTGTCTGAAAACCGAATAGAGCAAGTGGACCCTGGGGCGTTTTACAACTTGCCAAGACTGCGTTTGCTTGACCTGAGCAACAACCAAATCTTCAATTTTAGCCCTGATGCTTTTCCACAGAACAACATGGTCCAGGTCGTGAACCTGAGCAGATCGTTGTATAATTTCTCCTACGCTGATGTTTTTTCTAATCTTCTAAGGCTCTCTGTTCCTAAACTTTCCAATCTCAGCTTGGCAAACAATGACCTTGTCGTCCTTCCAGATGACATGTTTATCAGCTTATCTGACCTCACTACCTTGGATCTGAGAAACAATTCACTAGTTTCGATTAAGAACGTGACTTTCCAAAACCAAGCACTTATTAGTTTGGACCTACGGAACAATGCTCTGAAAGAGCTGTCTAATGGGACGTTGAAGGAGTTCAACCAGATACCTGGGCTTCAGGTGTACCTGCTGGAAAACCAGTGGGTTTGTGACTGCAACATTGAGGACATGGTGATGTGGTTACAGAGCTCAGATGTTGTTGTGGACAAGCAGAACTTGACCTGCACTCAGCCTGAAAAACTGAGAACCACTCAGCTCTTGCAGTTGAAGCATTCAGAGCTGCCGTGCACTGACTTTGGAAACATGGAGGCTACCTTGGAGACCTCATATGTCTTTTTGGGTATGGTGTTGGCCCTCATTGGGGTCATATTCCTGCTAGTCCTTTACCTGAACAGAAAAGGCATCAAGAGATGGATTTATAATATCCGTGATGCATGCAGGGACCACATGGAGGGCTACCATTACAGGTATGAGATCAACTCGGATCCACGCCTGGCCAACCTCAGTCTTAACTCGGACGTGTAA